The Longimicrobiaceae bacterium region TCGAACAGCGACGGCTGGGCGAAGAGGACGAAGGGATGCTCGGCGTGCCGGCCATGCGCCGCGGCTGCCTCGGACGCGGCGACCTCGCGCAGGGTGCCGCCGAGGTGGACGGTTCCCGCGCGGCGGCAGCCCTCGGCGGTCCACGGCACGGGCTCGGACAGCGCCCAGTCGACCTTGAAGACGCCCGGGCCGTAGCGGAAGCGCCCCATTCGCCGGCGGTACGCGTCCGGCAGGCGCGAGCCGGCGACTTCCACCACCTGGTGCGCCGTCAGGTCCAGCAGCACGGCGCGTGAAGGCGGCAGCTCGTCCAGCGAGGCGACGTGCGTGCCCGTGACGATCTCGCCGCCCAGCGAGCGGAGGTACGATGCGAGCGCGCCGGTGAGCGACCCCGCCCCGCCGCGCGGGATGGGCCAGCCGCTCGCGTGCCCCGCCGCCGCCAGCACCAGCCCGAACGAGGCGGTGGCAGGCGCGGTCAGCGGCAGCGCGCAGTGCGCCGCGATGCCGGCGAAGAGCGCCCGCGCCTCCTCCTGCCGGAACGCACCCTCGGCCAGCCCCTGCGCCGTCCGAAGCGCCGCCAGCCCGAAGCGCGCCAGCAGGAACGGGTGCCGGGGGATGCCCAGCGGGCCCAGGATGTCCGGCGCCAGGTCCGTCCAGCGGTCCGCGTACGGCTGCATCACGCGGCGCCACGCATCGGCATCCACGCCCAGCGACGCGCCCGTGCCCGCGAACGACCGCTCCAGCAGCGCGACCCGGCCGCCGTCCAGCGGGTGCGCGGCGAGTACGGGCGGGTGGATCCACTCCAGCCCGTGCTCCCCCAGCGGCAGCGTGGGGATGAACGGCGAGCCCGTGCTCAGCGGGTACACGGCCGAGAACGGGTCGTGGCGGAAGCCCAGCAGCGTCAGCTCCATCGTTCGCGCCGCCCCGCCCACCGTTTCCTCCGCCTCGACCACGAGCACGCTCCGCCCCGCCTGAGCGAGCACGATGGCGGCGACCAAGCCGTTCGGCCCCGCGCCGACCACCACGGCATCGTACGCCGCCTTCATCGCCCTCCCCCGCCGCACCGCATCATCCGCATCCCCTCATCTCCCGAAATCCGTGCACCCTGCCGCCCCAGACGTCACGTCCACCGAATCATCCGTCCCTCCACTCCGCACCGCGGCTGGTCGGCAGGCGTGGAACCGTGGCCGAAGCTGTCCCGCGGCCGAATCCGCGAAATCCGGTCCCATCCCCGGGACTCCGTTGGTGCGCGGAAGACGTGGATGCAGCCCGCGCGTCCGGTCGCGGGGCGGGCGATGTACATCTACCCGCGGAGCGACACGGGTCAGCGGACGAAGACCTCGGTTCGGCGGCGGCCGAAGTCGTGCTCGGTGACGGCGCGGACGATTGCGGCGGCGATCTTGTCTCCGCCACGCGTGGACGGCTCGACCGGGTTGGCGTAGTCCGCGTCCTCGTTGCAGATGAGGCGCAGGTCCAACAGCGGGATGCCCGCCGTGTACGCCGCCCTCTGGATCGTGTCGTTGAAGTGCGTGAGGGCCGCCACGCCCAGCCGCTGCTGGTACGCGTCCGGGAAGCGCGGATAGTAGATGGTGCAGATGGCGGTCGGCAGCCCGCGGGCAAGCACCGCGTCCAGCGCGGCGAGGTACTTCCGCTCGAACCCCTCCGCCACCTCGGCCAGGCGGTCGAGCGCGGCGGCCATGGACTGGGTGCCCTCGGCGAGCAGATCCAGGTGGCCGAGCGCGTCGTTGCCGCCCACGCTCATCACCAGGTGCGTCGCGCCGTGGGGCACGCGCTTCAGCTGGCGCGGCACGTCGCCGGTCACGTCGCCGTCCACCGCGCAGAGCGTGGCCGTCCAGCCGCCCGGCAGGCGCTTCCTCACCTGCTCGATCACGTCCGGAGCGCCGTGCACGTACGCCGCGTTGTCGAAGATCGAATCGCCCAGCAGCACCACGTGGCTCATCTCGCGCCCTGCAGGAGGAGGTTCGGAGATGCGCATCGTCGCATCTTCCTCGCGTGCCAGGCAGGACCCGCGCCGGTGCGGAGGCAGATGGATAGCCGATGTGCCAGAGCGAAAACGGCCCCATGCTCGGCGAGTTCCGCGGGTTCCTGCAGCGCCCCGACACCGTGGGCGCGTTCCGCACGAACAATCCCAACAGCCCGGGGTTGCGCGGGGCGGCGTGGGCGTTCCTGCGCTACGCCTCGGATCGCGTGAACGGCAGCGAGCCGGCGTTCTGGACCAGCCTGATCGACACCCCGGCGACGGGCAAGTCGAACATCCAGGCGGCCATTGGCGGGGCCGACCCCAACGAGTGGCTGGGTGACTTCGTCACGGCGGCGTACGCGGACGACAACTCCTTCCCGGTCGCCGCGCCCTACCAGACGCCGAGCTGGAACTACCGCTCGGTGTTCGGTGGCCTGGGCGGCTTCCCGCTGCTTACGCGGCCGCTGACCTCGAGCACGCCGCTGACCCTGTCGTACAGCTTCGGCGGCGGCACGGCGTACTTCCGCTTCGGGGTGACGCAGGGCTCCTTCACGACGGTGACGGCGCTGAGCGGCGGCGTGGCGCCCACCAGCCCCTACACCCTGCGCATCGTCCGCACGAAGTAACCTGCGCGCGGGACGAAGGACGAGCGGCCCTCCCCAATCACCGGGAGGGCCGCTCGGCTTTTTGGGGATGCGCGTGCATCCCGCGGCCGATTTGCGTATACTACCGGATACGCACCACAGCCACCGAACGCTCGCCCCCGGGCGGCACCCGAGCAGGAGCAGGATGCCCATGAGCATCGCCGAGATCTTCGAGACCATGGAATACGGACCCGCCCCCGAGAGCGCTTCGCCCGCCATGAAGTGGCTGGACGAGCGGGACCGGACCATGAAGCACTTCATAGACGGCGAGTGGCGCGAGCCCGGCGGCGCCGAGTGGTTCGACACCACCAACCCCGCGAACGCCAGCGTCCTGGCTCGCATCGCCCAGGGCTCGCGCGAGGACGTGGACGCCGCCGTGCGCGCCGCCCGTGCCGCGCTCCCGGGCTGGCAGGCGCTGGGCGGCCACGGGCGGGCACGCTACCTGTACGCGCTGGCGAGGCAGATCCAGAAGCACTCGCGCCTCTTCTCGGTGCTGGAGACGCTGGACAACGGAAAGCCCATCCGCGAGTCGCGCGACATCGACATCCCGCTGGTGGCGCGGCACTTCTACCACCACGCGGGCTGGGCGCAGCTCATGGAGAGCGAGCTGCCCGGCTACGGCGCCGTGGGCGTGGTGGGGCAGATCATCCCGTGGAACTTCCCGCTGCTCATGCTGTCGTGGAAGATCGCTCCCGCCCTGGCGATGGGGAACACGCTGGTGCTGAAGCCGGCCGAGTTCACCTCGCTCACGGCGCTGCTCTTCGCGCAGGTGTGCGCCGAGGTGGGGCTGCCCGCGGGCGTGGTCAACATCGTCACCGGCGACGGGCGCACGGGGCAGGCGATCGTGGAGCACCCCGAGGTGGACAAGATCGCGTTCACCGGCAGCACCGAGGTGGGCCGCATCATCCGCGTGGCGACGGCGGGGAGCGGGAAGAAGCTCTCGCTGGAGCTGGGCGGCAAGTCGCCCTTCGTGGTCTTCGACGACGCGGACCTGGACAGCGTGGTGGAGGGCGTGGTCGACGCCATCTGGTTCAACCAGGGGCAGGTGTGCTGTGCCGGCTCGCGCATCCTGGCGCAGGAGGGCATCGCCGAGAAGCTGGTGACCCGCCTCCGCGCGCGGATGGAGAACCTCCGCCTGGGCGACCCGCTGGACAAGGCGGTGGACATCGGCGCCATCATCGACCCCATCCAGCTCCAGAAGATCGACTCGCTCGTGCGCCAGGGGGCGGACGAGGGCGCCACCATGTGGCAGCCGTCGTGGAGCTGCCCGGACGAGGGGTGCTTCTTCCCGCCCACGCTCTTCACCGACGTGTCGCCGTCGTCCACCATCGCGCAGGTGGAGATCTTCGGCCCCGTGGTGGTGCTGATGACGTTCCGCACGCCGGCCGAGGCGGTGGAGCTGGCGAACAACACGCAGTACGGCCTGGCGTCGAGCGTGTGGACCGAGAACATCAACCTGGCGCTCGACATCGCCCCCAAGATCAAGGCGGGCACGGTGTGGATCAACTGCACCAACATGTTCGACGCGGCCAGCGGCTTCGGCGGGTACCGCGAGAGCGGCTTCGGGCGCGAGGGCGGGCGCGAGGGGCTGTTCGAGTACGTGAAGCCGCTGTGGGAGAAGAAGGACGGCAAGGCGGAGAAGGCCCCCAAGCCGGCCGACGCGGCGGAGGTGCAGGCGTCCAAGCCGGTGGCCGGGCTGCCGCCCATCGACCGTACCGCCAAGCTGTACATCGGCGGCAAGCAGGCGCGGCCGGACTCGGGCTACTCGCTGCCGGTGATGGACGCGCGCGGCCGGCTGCTGGGCGAGGTGGGCCACGGCAACCGCAAGGACGTGCGCAACGCGGTGGAGGCCGCGCACAAGGCCTCGTCCGGCTGGGCGAAGGCGACCGGCCACAACCGCGCGCAGGTGCTGTACTACGTGGCCGAGAACCTGGCCGCGCGGGCGGACGAGATGGCGCGCCGCATCGCCGCCATGACGGGCGACGACAAGGCCGCCGCGCGCGAGGTGGACCTCTCCATCCGCCGCCTGTACACGTACGCCGCGTGGGCCGACAAGTGGGACGGCGCGGTGCACCACACGCCCTTCCGCAACGTGACGCTCGCCATGCCCGAGGCCATCGGGGTGATGGGCATCGCCTGCTCCGACGCGGCGCCGCTGCTGGGCTTCGTCTCGGCCGTGATGCCGGCCGTGGCGATGGGCAACGCCGTGGTGGTGGTGCCGTCGGAGCGCATGCCGCTGGCGGCGACGGACTTCTACCAGGTCCTCGACACGTCGGACGTGCCGGGCGGCGTGATCAACATCGTCACCGGCAAGCGCGACGAGCTGACCGAGACGCTGGCCGCGCACGACGACGTGGACGCGCTCTGGTACTTCGGCTCGGCCGAGGGCAGCACGGCGGTGGAGCGCCTCTCAGCCGGCAACATGAAGCGCACGTGGGTGAGCTACGGCCGCCCGCGCGACTGGTTCGACGCCGTGCAGGGCGAGGGCGAGGAGTTCCTGCGCCAGGCCACGCACGTCAAGAACATCTGGGTCCCGTACGGCGAGTGACGCACGGCGGGGCGGGCGCATCCCAGCGTCCGCCCCGCGGCTCGTCCCCGGCGGCCTCTCCGGCCGTCCGCCCGAAGCACATCTCCCCGACGATTCCGACATGACCCCCTCCAGCCTTCGCCGCGCCGCCGTGCTCCTCGCCTTGGTCGCGCTCTCCGCCTGCGCATCTTCCGGGTCCGAACCCGCGCCGGTGCCGTCGGCCGCGAACGCCGCCGCGCCGCCGCGCACGCGCCACACGCGCGCGAACGAGCTGAACGCCGAGCAGCTCGCCGCGGCGCCGGAGGCCAGCGCGTACGCGCTGCTCCAGCGGCTGCACCCCAACTGGCTCACGCTGGGCGGCAGCGGGAGCCACGAGCGCACGGGCACCAACGACACCTTCGTCATCTACAACGATGTGCCGCTCGGCCCCGCCCTCTCGCTCCAGCGCTACCGCCCCGCGCAGCTCTCCAGCATCCGCTACATCTCCGCCGCCGAGGCCATGACCCGCTACGGCTCCATCGGCCAGAACGGCGTCCTCCTCGTCGTCGGGCGGTAAACGGTCGTTCCCACCCCCGGCGCCCACGCCGGGAAGGAGCAGGTGGAGAGGGTGGATGAACCCCTTCACGTGGCGTGCAGACGGTAGAAGGGCACCGTCGGCACGGCAGTGTAACGGGTCGCCCGAGAGTAGCCGGAGGCCACGAAAGAGAGGGGCCCGCTCCGAGAGTGAGGCCCCTCTCTTTCTGTGTCCACCGCGGCGTGAAG contains the following coding sequences:
- a CDS encoding NAD(P)/FAD-dependent oxidoreductase is translated as MKAAYDAVVVGAGPNGLVAAIVLAQAGRSVLVVEAEETVGGAARTMELTLLGFRHDPFSAVYPLSTGSPFIPTLPLGEHGLEWIHPPVLAAHPLDGGRVALLERSFAGTGASLGVDADAWRRVMQPYADRWTDLAPDILGPLGIPRHPFLLARFGLAALRTAQGLAEGAFRQEEARALFAGIAAHCALPLTAPATASFGLVLAAAGHASGWPIPRGGAGSLTGALASYLRSLGGEIVTGTHVASLDELPPSRAVLLDLTAHQVVEVAGSRLPDAYRRRMGRFRYGPGVFKVDWALSEPVPWTAEGCRRAGTVHLGGTLREVAASEAAAAHGRHAEHPFVLFAQPSLFDGTRAPQGKHVGWAYCHVPNGSTQDMTERIEAQVERFAPGFRDTILARHTMNTSQIHARDANLVGGDINGGSPDLAQLFFRPVTRRVPYATPVKGLYLCSASTPPGGGVHGMCGYHAARAALTDGF
- a CDS encoding aldehyde dehydrogenase family protein: MSIAEIFETMEYGPAPESASPAMKWLDERDRTMKHFIDGEWREPGGAEWFDTTNPANASVLARIAQGSREDVDAAVRAARAALPGWQALGGHGRARYLYALARQIQKHSRLFSVLETLDNGKPIRESRDIDIPLVARHFYHHAGWAQLMESELPGYGAVGVVGQIIPWNFPLLMLSWKIAPALAMGNTLVLKPAEFTSLTALLFAQVCAEVGLPAGVVNIVTGDGRTGQAIVEHPEVDKIAFTGSTEVGRIIRVATAGSGKKLSLELGGKSPFVVFDDADLDSVVEGVVDAIWFNQGQVCCAGSRILAQEGIAEKLVTRLRARMENLRLGDPLDKAVDIGAIIDPIQLQKIDSLVRQGADEGATMWQPSWSCPDEGCFFPPTLFTDVSPSSTIAQVEIFGPVVVLMTFRTPAEAVELANNTQYGLASSVWTENINLALDIAPKIKAGTVWINCTNMFDAASGFGGYRESGFGREGGREGLFEYVKPLWEKKDGKAEKAPKPADAAEVQASKPVAGLPPIDRTAKLYIGGKQARPDSGYSLPVMDARGRLLGEVGHGNRKDVRNAVEAAHKASSGWAKATGHNRAQVLYYVAENLAARADEMARRIAAMTGDDKAAAREVDLSIRRLYTYAAWADKWDGAVHHTPFRNVTLAMPEAIGVMGIACSDAAPLLGFVSAVMPAVAMGNAVVVVPSERMPLAATDFYQVLDTSDVPGGVINIVTGKRDELTETLAAHDDVDALWYFGSAEGSTAVERLSAGNMKRTWVSYGRPRDWFDAVQGEGEEFLRQATHVKNIWVPYGE
- a CDS encoding SGNH/GDSL hydrolase family protein, with amino-acid sequence MRISEPPPAGREMSHVVLLGDSIFDNAAYVHGAPDVIEQVRKRLPGGWTATLCAVDGDVTGDVPRQLKRVPHGATHLVMSVGGNDALGHLDLLAEGTQSMAAALDRLAEVAEGFERKYLAALDAVLARGLPTAICTIYYPRFPDAYQQRLGVAALTHFNDTIQRAAYTAGIPLLDLRLICNEDADYANPVEPSTRGGDKIAAAIVRAVTEHDFGRRRTEVFVR